A genomic window from Arthrobacter globiformis includes:
- a CDS encoding NAD(P)H-dependent oxidoreductase, with protein MNLHKLLSDRENQGRPIRVGLIGAGRYGTMYLAQANNIPGIHVVAIADINVKRAEGAFELVGWPQNQIAPDIATALENRSTTIVANADELFDVDIDVIVEATGNPIVGVKHALRAIETKKHIIMVTVEADALAGPALAKRAEEAGVVYSMAYGDQPALIMELVDWARTSGFDVVCAGKGAKYLEHYHEMNPDNVWENWEFSKELTDSGQLNPYMHTSFRDGTKASIEMAAVANGAGLTPSDAGLTFTPGDVEEIATICRPADVGGALAHEGSVDVMSSVNRDGSWISHNTQEGVFVVVKATNGYVSGCFNEYPWHPDPTGQYAALYRPYHYVGLELNMSIANAALRGIATGSPVGFFGDVVATAKKDLKAGEFLDGEGGFTVWGKLVSAKHSVAIGALPVALAHHVELRADIAKGATVRWEDVIMDDSLSQALELRRETEALVTEAALSA; from the coding sequence ATGAACCTTCACAAGCTTCTTAGCGACCGCGAGAACCAGGGCCGCCCGATCCGCGTCGGACTCATCGGCGCCGGCCGGTACGGCACCATGTACCTCGCCCAGGCAAACAACATCCCTGGCATCCATGTTGTTGCCATCGCTGACATCAATGTGAAGCGGGCGGAAGGCGCCTTCGAGCTCGTCGGCTGGCCCCAGAACCAGATCGCCCCGGACATCGCGACTGCCCTGGAGAACCGCTCCACCACCATCGTGGCAAACGCCGACGAACTGTTCGATGTCGACATCGACGTCATCGTGGAAGCCACCGGCAACCCGATCGTCGGCGTGAAGCACGCGCTGCGGGCGATCGAAACCAAGAAGCACATCATCATGGTCACGGTCGAGGCCGACGCCCTGGCTGGACCGGCCCTCGCCAAGCGCGCGGAAGAAGCCGGCGTCGTCTATTCCATGGCGTACGGCGACCAGCCCGCCCTCATCATGGAACTGGTGGACTGGGCCCGGACCAGCGGCTTCGACGTGGTCTGCGCGGGCAAGGGCGCCAAGTACCTTGAGCACTACCACGAGATGAACCCGGACAATGTGTGGGAAAACTGGGAGTTCTCCAAGGAGCTCACCGACTCCGGCCAGCTGAACCCTTACATGCACACCTCCTTCCGTGACGGCACCAAGGCATCCATCGAGATGGCGGCCGTCGCCAACGGCGCCGGCCTCACGCCGTCGGACGCCGGACTGACCTTCACTCCAGGCGACGTGGAAGAAATCGCCACCATCTGCCGCCCGGCCGACGTCGGGGGTGCCCTGGCGCACGAGGGAAGCGTGGACGTCATGTCCAGCGTCAACCGCGACGGCAGCTGGATCAGCCACAACACCCAGGAAGGCGTCTTCGTCGTCGTCAAGGCGACCAACGGCTACGTCTCCGGCTGCTTCAACGAATACCCGTGGCACCCCGACCCCACCGGCCAGTACGCAGCCCTGTACCGCCCGTACCACTACGTGGGTCTCGAACTGAACATGTCCATCGCCAATGCAGCCCTCCGCGGCATCGCAACCGGCTCGCCCGTCGGCTTCTTCGGCGACGTCGTTGCCACGGCCAAGAAGGACCTGAAGGCCGGCGAATTCCTCGACGGCGAGGGCGGGTTCACCGTCTGGGGCAAGCTCGTCTCGGCCAAGCATTCCGTGGCGATTGGCGCCCTGCCGGTGGCACTCGCCCACCACGTCGAGCTGCGTGCCGACATTGCCAAGGGTGCCACCGTCCGCTGGGAAGACGTCATCATGGACGACTCGCTGTCCCAGGCCCTCGAGCTGCGCCGTGAAACCGAAGCGCTTGTTACCGAAGCGGCGCTGAGCGCCTAA
- a CDS encoding substrate-binding domain-containing protein: MKKFFWRRAAVAAVAIPMLALTACSSQGGRAPEADSGGGGGQAASTPRMKIALITHAPAGDTFWDTVRKGAEEAAAKDNVELLYTNDPEAGRQAQLIQQAVDQKVDGIAVTLATPGALKDSLKKASDAGIPIVSLNAGEDVSKQLGAFTHFGSNEQLAGQAVGEKLAAENFKHPICVIQAQGHVGLEARCAGVKSKVPGTEILYVNGADMTSVESTATAKLQAAKDADVIIGLGAPITLTLLKSVTTSGSSAKVASFDLNKELAQKIADGTVLFTVDQQPWLQGYESVDALWQVKRGGFKLGGGQPVLTGPTIVDKSNAADVVKFADQGIR, from the coding sequence GTGAAGAAGTTTTTTTGGCGCCGCGCAGCGGTAGCCGCGGTCGCAATCCCGATGCTGGCTTTGACAGCATGCTCCAGCCAGGGCGGAAGGGCACCGGAAGCCGACAGCGGAGGCGGTGGGGGTCAAGCCGCCTCGACTCCGCGCATGAAGATTGCGCTGATCACGCACGCTCCGGCGGGCGACACCTTCTGGGACACCGTCCGGAAGGGCGCCGAGGAGGCCGCGGCCAAGGACAACGTGGAGCTCCTCTACACGAACGATCCCGAAGCCGGGCGGCAGGCGCAGCTGATCCAGCAGGCCGTGGACCAGAAGGTGGACGGAATCGCCGTCACCCTGGCCACGCCCGGCGCGCTGAAGGATTCCCTCAAGAAGGCCTCTGACGCCGGCATCCCCATCGTGAGCCTGAACGCCGGCGAGGACGTCTCCAAGCAGCTTGGGGCGTTTACGCACTTCGGTTCCAACGAGCAACTCGCCGGCCAGGCGGTGGGCGAGAAACTGGCGGCCGAGAACTTCAAGCACCCCATCTGCGTGATCCAGGCACAGGGGCACGTCGGGCTGGAAGCCCGCTGCGCCGGCGTGAAGTCCAAGGTTCCGGGAACCGAGATCCTGTACGTGAACGGCGCCGATATGACGTCGGTGGAATCAACCGCAACCGCCAAGCTGCAGGCAGCCAAGGACGCCGACGTCATCATTGGACTGGGTGCCCCGATCACGCTGACCCTCCTGAAGTCCGTGACCACCTCGGGCAGCTCGGCAAAGGTCGCCTCCTTTGACCTGAACAAGGAGCTCGCCCAGAAGATCGCCGACGGCACCGTGCTGTTCACGGTGGACCAGCAGCCCTGGCTCCAGGGCTACGAGTCCGTGGACGCCCTGTGGCAGGTCAAACGTGGCGGCTTCAAGCTCGGCGGCGGGCAGCCCGTGCTCACCGGACCCACCATCGTCGACAAGTCCAACGCGGCGGACGTCGTGAAGTTCGCCGACCAGGGCATCCGCTAA
- a CDS encoding putative quinol monooxygenase, with protein sequence MTVVVTAMFTPKEGAFADVVAALSPAIAEVHEEPGCILYAIHEAPNGQIVMIEKWESAELLDAHGAGDAVKRLNASLEGLLEEPVEVTRLAAIPAGTSAQGAL encoded by the coding sequence ATGACCGTAGTTGTCACCGCCATGTTCACGCCCAAGGAAGGTGCCTTCGCTGACGTCGTCGCCGCCCTCTCCCCCGCCATCGCGGAGGTGCACGAGGAGCCGGGCTGCATCCTGTACGCCATCCACGAAGCCCCGAACGGCCAGATTGTCATGATCGAAAAGTGGGAAAGCGCCGAACTCCTCGACGCCCACGGCGCCGGCGACGCCGTCAAGCGCCTGAACGCCTCGCTAGAGGGACTCCTTGAGGAACCGGTGGAAGTGACCCGGCTGGCCGCGATCCCTGCGGGCACCAGCGCGCAGGGCGCGCTCTGA
- a CDS encoding TRAP transporter large permease produces the protein MEHTLAPKELEEVLPSDAEEILHHGHVAPRWSGAVWLDKALEWTVGAAILAELVVILLNIMVRVVTGDSVLWTQEVSEIALLTIAFIGGAIAYPKGAHMAVQALIMRLPASWKPYLAALVDCLVFVMSAGAFALFVPTLVQQLEEKTPILQLPVFWVSLPFSIGMVLIAWFAVLKLTRQPRRAVLLGAGITAVLAAAVVLSQPLFYYASPNVLLGVVLVALFALLFLGLPIAFVLALASGIYLYLGGISEVSAIPIGMASGAKGFVLLAIPFFILAGTVMNSAGLTLPLAKLVDALIGHLRGGLLQVVVVTMYIFSGISGSKVADVAAVGTTMRGMLEERKYPRGEVVAVLSASAIMGETIPPSIVLLIMGSITTISTTTLFLAGFVPAAFLALVVMALVFLRAKKQGGVSSPRATWRARGSATFFAIPTLLLPVGMVVGILSGFATPTEVSSVAVAYAFVLAAAYRRGSKRLLGDTLRETTTTAGMVLFIIAAASPLAQTLALAGVSQQIHDLMSGLGDSPILFMLFTVVLLIIMGQLLEGLPAVLIFAPLLLPIATEFGVNPVQYAMVLIISMGIGSFAPPAGVGFYVACATGLETVEKSLKHFWPYLIAVFIGLLVLAAVPWFSTFLPAMAGLIPF, from the coding sequence ATGGAACATACACTCGCCCCGAAGGAACTCGAAGAGGTCCTTCCCTCCGATGCGGAAGAGATCCTCCACCACGGGCACGTCGCACCGCGCTGGAGCGGAGCCGTCTGGCTGGACAAGGCCCTGGAATGGACCGTCGGCGCGGCCATCCTTGCCGAGCTCGTGGTTATCCTGCTGAACATCATGGTCCGGGTTGTCACCGGGGATTCCGTGCTGTGGACGCAGGAAGTCTCTGAAATCGCACTGCTGACCATCGCCTTCATCGGCGGTGCCATCGCCTATCCCAAGGGTGCGCACATGGCCGTCCAGGCCCTGATCATGCGGCTTCCGGCTAGCTGGAAGCCTTATCTGGCGGCCCTGGTCGATTGCCTCGTCTTCGTCATGAGTGCGGGCGCCTTTGCGCTCTTCGTCCCCACCCTCGTCCAGCAGCTCGAGGAAAAGACGCCGATCCTCCAGCTGCCGGTGTTCTGGGTTTCGCTGCCCTTCTCCATCGGCATGGTGCTCATTGCCTGGTTTGCTGTCCTGAAACTCACGCGGCAGCCGCGCCGCGCCGTCCTGCTCGGCGCGGGGATCACCGCAGTCCTGGCCGCCGCCGTTGTCCTGTCCCAGCCGCTGTTCTACTACGCCTCGCCCAACGTCCTCCTCGGCGTGGTCCTGGTTGCCCTGTTCGCCCTGCTGTTCCTTGGCCTGCCCATCGCGTTCGTCCTGGCACTGGCCTCCGGCATCTACCTCTACCTCGGCGGGATCTCGGAGGTCAGCGCGATCCCGATCGGCATGGCCTCGGGGGCCAAGGGCTTCGTGCTGCTGGCGATCCCGTTCTTCATCCTCGCCGGCACCGTCATGAACTCCGCCGGCCTGACCCTGCCGCTCGCCAAGCTGGTGGACGCACTCATCGGGCACCTGCGGGGCGGTCTTCTCCAGGTGGTCGTCGTGACCATGTACATCTTCTCCGGCATCTCCGGCTCCAAGGTTGCGGACGTCGCGGCCGTGGGAACCACCATGCGCGGCATGCTCGAGGAACGCAAGTACCCGCGCGGCGAGGTCGTCGCCGTTTTGTCCGCCTCGGCCATCATGGGTGAAACCATCCCGCCGAGCATCGTCCTGCTCATCATGGGCTCCATCACCACGATCTCCACCACCACGCTGTTCCTCGCCGGCTTCGTTCCGGCCGCTTTCCTGGCCCTCGTGGTCATGGCGCTCGTTTTCCTCCGCGCAAAGAAGCAGGGGGGCGTCTCCAGCCCCAGGGCCACCTGGCGTGCGCGCGGTTCCGCCACGTTCTTCGCCATCCCCACGCTGCTGCTGCCGGTCGGCATGGTGGTGGGCATCCTGAGCGGCTTCGCCACTCCCACCGAGGTGTCCTCGGTCGCCGTCGCCTATGCCTTTGTCCTTGCCGCCGCCTACCGGCGCGGCAGCAAACGGCTGCTGGGCGATACGCTGCGGGAAACGACGACGACGGCCGGCATGGTTCTGTTCATCATCGCTGCCGCGTCGCCGCTGGCCCAGACGCTTGCCCTCGCCGGTGTGTCCCAGCAGATCCATGACCTCATGTCCGGCCTGGGCGACTCACCCATTCTCTTCATGCTGTTCACTGTGGTGCTGCTGATCATCATGGGCCAGCTGCTGGAGGGCCTGCCCGCCGTGCTGATCTTCGCACCGCTGCTCCTGCCCATCGCCACCGAATTCGGCGTCAACCCGGTGCAGTACGCCATGGTGCTGATCATCTCGATGGGCATCGGTTCATTCGCGCCGCCGGCCGGTGTCGGCTTCTATGTGGCCTGCGCAACCGGTCTTGAGACCGTGGAAAAGAGCCTCAAGCATTTCTGGCCGTACCTCATCGCGGTGTTCATCGGGCTGCTGGTGCTTGCCGCCGTTCCATGGTTCAGCACCTTCCTGCCCGCCATGGCCGGCCTGATTCCCTTCTAG
- a CDS encoding FCD domain-containing protein, producing MPPAYRVGGSGTVPPSYGPLIQIHAELSPLTWGQAWLDGQPTAVEEHEALLDAIEQGDPGAAENTAIAHFEREGALIINQRLAILT from the coding sequence ATGCCGCCTGCATATCGGGTTGGGGGCAGCGGCACAGTCCCGCCGTCTTACGGCCCTTTAATCCAAATCCACGCTGAGCTGTCCCCGCTGACGTGGGGCCAGGCGTGGCTGGACGGACAGCCGACCGCCGTGGAGGAACACGAGGCACTCCTGGACGCCATCGAGCAGGGGGACCCCGGCGCAGCTGAGAACACTGCAATCGCCCACTTCGAACGGGAAGGCGCCCTCATCATCAACCAGCGCCTGGCCATCCTCACCTGA
- a CDS encoding Gfo/Idh/MocA family protein — MPKDLGVAVIGAGMAGKAHAAAFRTASALYNPVLPPIRLVSIGDVNPEFGSLAARRFGYERNDTSWQAIAEADDIDVVSVVIANSLHREVVEGLLAAGKHVLCEKPLSDTLEDARAMADAARSASSIARIGFTFRRTPGIAYIRDLIRNGTLGRVLHFSGRYWTDYGFSPEAPMSWRYKGGPGSGALADVGSHLAYVSEFLCGDIKSVSGGRLSTAIDKRPLPLGAVIGHDHAAVSDTFEAVENDDYAAFSAEFENGAGSFEVSRVAAGHANSLNFEVFCENGSAKFDQRRPGEVQLFLNDGSGHENGYRQVILGPGHPYIAGGLAMDAPEVGFGQNDAFAYQSRAFLEEVAGLSEAESLPRCATFDEGVRNMELLAAVTESALNNGKKITL, encoded by the coding sequence ATGCCCAAAGATCTCGGCGTAGCCGTCATCGGGGCGGGCATGGCAGGCAAGGCTCACGCCGCCGCCTTCCGCACCGCGTCCGCCCTGTACAACCCCGTCCTGCCGCCCATCCGGCTGGTCTCCATCGGAGACGTGAATCCGGAGTTCGGCTCCCTCGCCGCTCGGCGCTTCGGTTACGAGCGCAACGACACCTCATGGCAGGCCATCGCCGAGGCCGATGACATCGACGTCGTCAGTGTTGTCATCGCCAACTCACTGCACCGGGAAGTGGTGGAGGGCCTCCTCGCCGCCGGCAAGCACGTGCTGTGCGAGAAGCCGCTGAGCGACACCCTGGAAGACGCGCGGGCCATGGCCGACGCCGCCCGCAGCGCCTCCTCAATCGCCCGCATCGGATTCACCTTCCGCCGCACGCCGGGCATCGCCTACATCCGCGACCTCATCCGGAACGGGACCCTGGGCAGGGTGCTGCACTTCAGCGGCCGCTACTGGACTGACTACGGCTTCAGTCCGGAGGCCCCGATGAGCTGGCGCTACAAGGGCGGCCCCGGCTCAGGGGCGCTGGCCGACGTCGGAAGCCACCTGGCCTATGTCTCCGAATTCCTCTGTGGCGACATCAAGTCCGTCAGCGGTGGCCGCCTCAGCACGGCCATCGACAAGCGGCCCTTGCCCCTGGGCGCCGTCATCGGACATGACCACGCCGCCGTCAGCGACACCTTTGAGGCGGTGGAGAACGACGACTACGCAGCCTTCTCCGCCGAGTTCGAAAACGGCGCCGGCAGCTTCGAAGTCTCCCGCGTCGCAGCCGGACATGCCAACAGCCTCAACTTTGAGGTCTTCTGCGAGAACGGCTCCGCCAAGTTCGACCAGCGCCGCCCCGGCGAGGTCCAGCTGTTCCTCAACGACGGCTCCGGCCACGAAAACGGCTACCGCCAGGTCATCCTCGGCCCGGGCCACCCCTACATCGCCGGCGGCCTGGCCATGGACGCCCCTGAAGTCGGCTTCGGCCAGAACGACGCGTTCGCCTACCAGTCCCGTGCGTTCCTCGAAGAGGTCGCCGGCCTCAGCGAAGCGGAATCCCTGCCGCGCTGTGCCACCTTCGACGAAGGCGTCCGCAACATGGAACTGCTCGCCGCGGTCACCGAATCAGCCCTGAACAACGGAAAGAAGATCACACTATGA
- a CDS encoding YbhB/YbcL family Raf kinase inhibitor-like protein has product MTSQRPFSNLPDVPTFGLTSRSFEDGGILPPPQRSGRMHAGGADESPQLSWSGAPDGTRSYAVTVFDPDAPGADGFWHWAVLNIPADTTSLAEGAGAEGGPQLPPGATQLKNDAGFRGYVGAAPPPGHGRHRYVVTVYALDVEELPGGAGAKPAGLGSELARHLLGTATLTGVYQR; this is encoded by the coding sequence TGCCGGACGTCCCCACGTTCGGGCTTACCAGCCGGTCCTTCGAGGACGGCGGGATCCTGCCGCCGCCGCAGCGCAGCGGCAGGATGCATGCCGGCGGCGCCGACGAGTCCCCGCAACTGAGCTGGAGCGGCGCGCCGGACGGGACCAGGAGCTACGCCGTGACGGTGTTTGATCCGGACGCGCCGGGCGCCGACGGTTTCTGGCACTGGGCGGTCCTTAACATCCCGGCAGACACCACCTCCCTGGCAGAGGGCGCCGGGGCCGAGGGCGGCCCGCAGCTCCCGCCCGGCGCGACGCAGCTGAAGAACGACGCCGGCTTCCGCGGTTATGTGGGGGCGGCCCCGCCGCCGGGGCACGGCCGGCACCGTTACGTCGTCACCGTCTACGCACTGGACGTCGAGGAGCTGCCGGGCGGGGCAGGGGCGAAGCCCGCGGGGCTGGGTTCCGAACTGGCCCGTCACCTGCTGGGCACGGCAACCCTGACGGGTGTTTACCAGCGCTAA
- a CDS encoding DctP family TRAP transporter solute-binding subunit — protein sequence MKSKTRALTGVLACTLAASVLAGCASGAPGAGSPVAKIQLSIPDPLTSSVGVSAQHFADQVKKTSNGSVVVTVVPNGTSFSGDQNAAVTRLQGGSLDALILSTSVYASVVPEMNAISIPYLFDDTKEEAAFLAGMPGDVLKEKLKEKNTVALSFLTRTGRQITNSERPIEQPSDLKGLKIRVPGNPLWTDFFGKLGASPTTMAFSEVFTGLQTGTIDGQENPIEVPWTNKFSEVQKYVSLTHHINDAWVLALSSKKWDSLNEDQKKVLTDASAETATFKTEYDAEQSEKQLAELTAKGMKANEPTAAGLEQFKAVSKSLYPDFSKLIGKEFFDQAIAAAK from the coding sequence ATGAAATCGAAGACCCGCGCCCTCACCGGAGTGCTGGCATGCACCCTCGCCGCCTCCGTCCTCGCCGGCTGCGCCTCCGGGGCGCCCGGCGCCGGCTCGCCGGTGGCCAAGATCCAGCTGTCCATCCCGGATCCTCTGACCTCCTCGGTGGGTGTCTCCGCCCAGCACTTCGCCGACCAGGTGAAAAAGACCTCCAACGGCTCCGTGGTTGTCACGGTGGTACCGAACGGAACGAGCTTCAGCGGGGACCAGAACGCGGCCGTCACGAGGCTGCAGGGCGGCTCGCTGGATGCACTGATCCTGTCGACGTCGGTTTATGCATCCGTGGTGCCCGAGATGAACGCCATCAGCATCCCCTACCTCTTCGACGACACAAAGGAAGAGGCGGCATTCCTGGCCGGCATGCCCGGCGACGTGCTGAAGGAGAAGCTCAAGGAGAAGAACACCGTCGCGCTGTCCTTCCTCACCAGGACCGGACGCCAGATCACCAACTCCGAACGCCCCATCGAGCAGCCGTCGGACTTGAAGGGCCTGAAGATCCGCGTCCCGGGCAACCCGCTGTGGACGGACTTCTTCGGCAAGCTGGGCGCGAGCCCCACCACCATGGCGTTCTCCGAGGTCTTCACCGGCCTGCAGACCGGAACCATCGACGGACAGGAAAACCCGATCGAGGTGCCGTGGACCAACAAGTTCTCGGAAGTCCAGAAGTACGTCTCGCTGACGCACCACATCAACGACGCCTGGGTCCTGGCCCTGTCCTCCAAGAAGTGGGACTCGCTGAACGAGGACCAGAAGAAGGTCCTGACGGATGCGTCAGCCGAGACCGCCACCTTCAAGACTGAATACGACGCCGAACAGTCAGAGAAGCAGCTGGCCGAACTCACCGCCAAGGGCATGAAGGCCAACGAGCCCACCGCCGCCGGACTCGAGCAGTTCAAGGCCGTTTCCAAGAGCCTGTACCCGGACTTCTCCAAGCTGATCGGCAAGGAATTCTTCGACCAGGCCATTGCCGCAGCCAAGTAA
- a CDS encoding sugar phosphate isomerase/epimerase family protein: MKLGVYNAILHDRPLPEALKVVADLGLTGIEINSGGFLPAVHVPTFDDILESDAARDDYLAIFEGTGVSIAGLNCNGNPLHPNRAIGDKHAEDIRRSIRLAHRLGQNRVVTMSGLPGGEPGATVPNWIVNAWNSAALDVLDYQWGVAAEFWKATDRLAADLDVKVALELHPQNLVFNPADVYRLVELTGATHVGVELDASHLFWQQMDPVAVVRELGPLVFHAAAKDVRVNKDTAAIYGVLDNRFRRLAPEENRTNLGGDEWANEWPKPAAWDFVALGKGHDTAYWTEFLRALHEVDPDMLVNIEHEDVELGRIEGLEVASTVLKEADAALAASLVSP; encoded by the coding sequence ATGAAGCTCGGCGTCTACAACGCGATCCTGCACGACCGCCCGCTTCCCGAGGCCCTGAAGGTCGTCGCCGACCTGGGCCTCACCGGCATCGAAATCAACTCCGGCGGATTCCTGCCCGCCGTCCACGTCCCCACCTTCGACGACATCCTCGAGAGCGACGCCGCCCGCGATGACTACCTGGCGATCTTCGAGGGCACCGGCGTCTCCATCGCCGGGCTGAACTGCAACGGCAACCCACTGCACCCCAACCGCGCGATCGGTGACAAGCACGCCGAGGACATCCGCCGCTCCATCCGCCTGGCCCACAGGCTCGGCCAGAACCGCGTGGTCACCATGTCCGGCCTCCCCGGCGGGGAACCCGGCGCCACCGTGCCGAACTGGATCGTCAACGCCTGGAACTCCGCAGCACTGGACGTCCTGGACTACCAGTGGGGCGTCGCCGCCGAGTTCTGGAAGGCAACCGACCGGCTCGCCGCCGACCTCGACGTCAAGGTCGCCCTGGAACTGCACCCGCAGAACCTCGTCTTCAACCCCGCCGATGTCTACAGGCTCGTCGAACTGACCGGCGCCACCCACGTCGGCGTCGAACTCGACGCCTCCCACCTGTTCTGGCAGCAGATGGACCCGGTGGCCGTAGTCCGCGAACTCGGCCCCCTGGTCTTCCACGCCGCGGCCAAGGACGTGCGGGTCAACAAGGACACGGCCGCCATCTATGGCGTCCTGGACAACCGCTTCCGCCGGCTGGCACCGGAAGAGAACCGGACCAACCTGGGTGGCGACGAGTGGGCCAACGAATGGCCCAAGCCCGCCGCCTGGGACTTCGTCGCCCTCGGCAAAGGCCACGACACCGCCTACTGGACCGAATTCCTGCGCGCCCTCCATGAAGTGGACCCCGACATGCTCGTCAACATCGAACACGAAGACGTCGAACTGGGCCGCATCGAGGGCCTGGAAGTCGCCTCGACGGTTCTCAAGGAAGCAGACGCGGCCCTGGCTGCCTCGCTGGTCAGCCCCTAG
- a CDS encoding LacI family DNA-binding transcriptional regulator, producing the protein MTQETGKRPNIYDVASAAGVSKSLVSLVLRGAPGVSAARRAAVEEAIERLNYRPSRAAATLAGNRSRTIGVVLDDYRNLWFVGLLGGLHDELAPLGFRVAVADPSFNAHLDRTPVDGLMSLRVDGIVIATEPTEEMFAALDVPAVVAGNRDVVVPGADIVANDDEAGGRLATEHLIGLGHREIGHVTGGGGAARLRAQGFEAAMRGHGLAPDIAQGHGLTMEPDGYEGALKLLDRNPALTAIFAANDVMAMGVAAAARDRGRRIPEDLSLIGYDNSPLASANLLRLTTIDGRNGEVGAGAAKALLDRMKDPELPVRTKLVDPELVVRGSTASPA; encoded by the coding sequence GTGACCCAGGAGACCGGCAAACGCCCGAACATTTACGACGTTGCCTCCGCGGCCGGGGTATCGAAATCCCTGGTCTCGTTGGTCCTGCGCGGTGCGCCCGGCGTGTCAGCTGCGCGCCGCGCCGCCGTCGAGGAAGCTATCGAACGGCTGAACTACCGCCCCAGCCGGGCGGCAGCGACTCTTGCGGGAAACCGGTCCCGGACCATCGGCGTCGTACTGGACGACTACCGGAACCTCTGGTTCGTCGGCCTGCTGGGCGGGCTCCACGATGAACTCGCGCCCCTCGGCTTCCGGGTGGCTGTCGCCGACCCGTCGTTCAACGCCCACTTGGACCGGACGCCGGTGGACGGCCTCATGTCTTTGCGCGTTGACGGCATCGTGATCGCGACCGAGCCCACGGAGGAGATGTTCGCCGCACTTGACGTTCCCGCAGTGGTGGCGGGCAACCGCGACGTCGTTGTCCCGGGCGCGGACATTGTGGCCAATGATGACGAGGCAGGCGGCCGCCTGGCCACCGAGCACCTGATCGGACTGGGGCACAGGGAAATCGGGCATGTGACCGGCGGGGGCGGCGCCGCCCGTCTTCGGGCGCAGGGGTTTGAGGCCGCGATGCGCGGACACGGGCTGGCGCCGGACATCGCGCAGGGCCACGGCCTGACGATGGAGCCGGACGGCTACGAGGGCGCGCTGAAGCTGCTGGATCGAAACCCGGCGCTTACTGCGATTTTTGCCGCCAACGACGTGATGGCGATGGGTGTGGCGGCGGCGGCGCGGGACCGGGGGCGGCGGATTCCGGAGGACCTGTCCCTGATCGGCTACGACAATTCGCCGCTCGCGTCGGCGAACCTGCTGCGCCTGACCACCATCGACGGCCGCAACGGCGAGGTGGGTGCAGGGGCTGCGAAGGCCCTGCTGGACCGCATGAAGGACCCGGAACTGCCCGTCCGGACGAAGCTCGTGGACCCGGAACTGGTGGTCAGGGGCTCGACGGCGTCCCCCGCCTGA
- a CDS encoding LacI family DNA-binding transcriptional regulator has product MKKAPTIRDVAAAAGVSVSVVSRVLNPDSGPVAPAKREQVLNVISELGYRPPRAAARELSAGHALTVGLVVTDLANPFFAQLADRVVWEARSHGVQVVVMTTQEDPHLEAESLDTLLDRSVGGVIATPTGGNVEKWDRLRDLGVNVVFVDRAIAELSDVDVVSIENSDSAWRATDHLIALGHERIGLITGPASTSTGRSRIGGYRSALESASISLDPTLVRDVPFRGDGGGDAVGSLLALPEPPTGLIVANTAQVQSSVRRLVQMGVRIPGDLSVIVFDDNPWTELTSPPLSVIRQPIGMLAVHSLELVLGRMQGRLPAGARTIEVQADFVPRSSCAAPVRTVTSKSATR; this is encoded by the coding sequence TTGAAGAAGGCGCCCACTATCCGCGACGTGGCGGCAGCGGCGGGGGTCTCGGTATCCGTGGTGTCGCGGGTGCTGAACCCGGACTCCGGCCCTGTCGCGCCGGCCAAGCGGGAACAGGTGCTGAACGTCATCAGCGAACTCGGATACCGTCCCCCCCGCGCCGCGGCGCGTGAGCTCAGCGCCGGCCACGCCCTCACCGTCGGCCTGGTGGTCACGGACCTTGCCAACCCGTTTTTCGCCCAACTGGCGGACCGCGTGGTGTGGGAGGCCCGCAGCCACGGCGTGCAGGTGGTGGTCATGACCACCCAGGAGGACCCGCACCTTGAGGCCGAATCCCTGGACACGCTCCTTGACCGCTCGGTGGGTGGCGTCATCGCCACCCCAACGGGCGGAAACGTCGAGAAATGGGACCGCCTGCGGGACCTCGGGGTCAACGTGGTTTTCGTTGACCGCGCCATTGCGGAACTCAGCGACGTCGACGTCGTCAGCATCGAAAACTCCGACTCTGCCTGGCGCGCCACCGACCACCTCATCGCGCTCGGCCACGAGCGGATCGGGCTGATCACCGGCCCCGCAAGCACCTCCACGGGGCGTTCGCGGATCGGCGGCTACCGGTCCGCCCTCGAAAGCGCTTCGATAAGCCTCGACCCCACGCTGGTCCGGGACGTCCCCTTCCGCGGAGATGGCGGGGGCGACGCCGTCGGGTCCCTCCTGGCTCTCCCGGAGCCCCCCACGGGACTGATCGTCGCCAACACCGCCCAGGTGCAAAGCTCAGTCCGGCGCCTCGTCCAGATGGGTGTGCGGATACCAGGCGACCTCTCAGTGATCGTCTTTGACGACAACCCTTGGACCGAACTGACAAGCCCCCCGCTCAGCGTGATCCGGCAGCCGATCGGCATGCTTGCGGTGCATTCCCTCGAGCTCGTCCTCGGACGGATGCAGGGCCGGCTTCCCGCCGGCGCCAGAACCATCGAAGTGCAGGCCGATTTCGTGCCGCGCAGCAGCTGCGCGGCCCCTGTCCGCACCGTCACCAGCAAGTCCGCAACCAGATAA